Proteins from one Triticum aestivum cultivar Chinese Spring chromosome 7A, IWGSC CS RefSeq v2.1, whole genome shotgun sequence genomic window:
- the LOC123148232 gene encoding PHD finger-like domain-containing protein 5A, with translation MAKHHPDLIMCRKQPGIAIGRLCEKCDGKCVICDSYVRPCTLVRVCDECNYGSFQGRCVICGGVGISDAYYCKECTQQEKDRDGCPKIVNLGSAKTDLFYERKKYGFKKR, from the coding sequence ATGGCGAAGCATCATCCTGATCTCATCATGTGCCGGAAGCAGCCTGGCATTGCTATTGGTCGCCTGTGTGAGAAGTGTGATGGCAAGTGCGTCATCTGTGACTCGTACGTGCGCCCATGTACGCTTGTCCGGGTCTGCGACGAGTGCAACTACGGCTCGTTCCAGGGAAGGTGCGTCATCTGCGGCGGAGTTGGCATCTCAGACGCCTACTACTGCAAAGAGTGCACGCAGCAGGAGAAGGACCGAGATGGGTGCCCCAAGATTGTCAACCTTGGAAGCGCCAAGACCGATCTCTTCTACGAGCGCAAGAAGTACGGTTTTAAGAAGAGATGA